Part of the Halopseudomonas maritima genome, AGAACAAGCGCACCACTCCCGACAAGATCGAAATCAAGAAATTCGATCCGGTCGTGCGTAAGCACGTGACCTACAAGGAAGCCAAGATCAAATAAGATCTTCGCTTGCTGACAAAAAACCCGCTTTCGAGCGGGTTTTTTGTTGCCTGTGATCTAGGGCCCAGCAGAAGGCCCCAGGCTCAGGGCTCTCCGCCGATGGCAAAGTTCGGCAGGCTGTCGACGGGTTGGGCAAACTCGAAGGGGATGGATACCGTCTGCAGGCCGACGTTTTTCTGCACTACAAAGTGCAGGTGCGGGCCGGTGCTGTTGCCGGTGTTACCCGACAGAGCCAGCAACTGGCCCGGGTTGATGCGCTCGCCCTCGCGCACCTGTACTGAGCCGCGCTTGAGGTGCAGGTAGACGCTCATGGTGCCGTCGTCATGCAGCAGGCGGACAAAGTTGCCCGAAGGGTTGGTGCCGCGGCCGCTCTGGTTGTTCTCGATTTTCACGACCTGGCCGGCGCGCGCCGCCACGATGGGTGTGCCCTCCGGCATGGCGATATCGATGGCGTAGCGGCCCTTGAGGC contains:
- the rpmG gene encoding 50S ribosomal protein L33 codes for the protein MRELIRLVSSAGTGHFYTTDKNKRTTPDKIEIKKFDPVVRKHVTYKEAKIK